From the genome of Cedecea lapagei, one region includes:
- the argS gene encoding arginine--tRNA ligase, giving the protein MNIQSLLSEKVSQALIAAGAPADCEPQVRQSAKVQFGDYQANGVMSVAKTLGMPPRQVAEKVIANLELTGIASKVEIAGPGFINIFLDPAFLAKNIDEAVASDRVGVSVSEPQTIVVDYSAPNVAKEMHVGHIRSTIIGDAAVRTLEFLGHKVIRANHVGDWGTQFGMLIAYLEKQQQENAGEMALADLEEFYRAAKKHYDEDEAFAERARGYVVKLQGGDEYCREMWRKLVDITMTQNQKTYQRLNVTLTRDDVMGESLYNPMLPGIVADLKEQGLAVESEGATVVFLDEFKNKDGDPMGVIIQKKDGGYLYTTTDIACAKYRYETLHADRVLYFIDSRQHQHLMQAWTIVRKAGYVPESVTLEHQMFGMMLGKDGKPFKTRSGGTVKLTDLLDEAMERARGLVAAKNPEMSAEELENLAQAVGIGAVKYADLSKSRTTDYIFDWDNMLAFEGNTAPYMQYAYTRVLSVFRKANLDEAELLKAKVVITEDREAQLAARLLQFEETLNVVARDGTPHVMCAYLYDVAGLFSGFYEHCPILSAADETTRNSRLKLALLTAKTLKLGLDTLGIETVERM; this is encoded by the coding sequence GTGAATATTCAGTCTCTTCTCTCAGAAAAAGTCAGCCAGGCGCTGATTGCTGCAGGCGCACCCGCGGACTGCGAGCCGCAGGTTCGTCAGTCGGCAAAAGTCCAGTTCGGCGACTATCAGGCCAATGGCGTGATGTCCGTTGCTAAAACGCTGGGCATGCCGCCGCGACAGGTCGCAGAGAAGGTCATCGCAAATCTCGAACTGACCGGGATCGCCAGCAAAGTTGAAATTGCAGGCCCAGGCTTTATCAATATTTTCCTCGACCCGGCGTTTCTGGCGAAAAACATCGATGAGGCCGTAGCGTCCGATCGCGTTGGCGTCAGCGTGTCTGAACCGCAAACTATCGTTGTGGACTATTCCGCGCCGAACGTGGCCAAAGAGATGCACGTGGGCCATATCCGCTCCACCATTATCGGCGATGCCGCCGTACGTACCCTCGAATTCCTGGGTCACAAAGTCATCCGGGCGAACCACGTCGGCGACTGGGGTACCCAGTTCGGCATGCTTATCGCTTACCTCGAGAAGCAGCAGCAGGAAAACGCAGGCGAAATGGCCCTGGCCGACCTGGAAGAGTTTTATCGCGCAGCCAAAAAACACTATGACGAAGACGAAGCTTTTGCCGAACGCGCGCGCGGCTACGTAGTTAAACTGCAGGGCGGCGATGAATACTGCCGTGAGATGTGGCGCAAGCTGGTCGACATCACTATGACGCAGAACCAGAAAACGTACCAGCGCCTGAACGTGACCCTGACCCGCGATGACGTGATGGGCGAGAGCCTCTACAACCCTATGCTGCCGGGCATCGTTGCCGACCTGAAAGAGCAAGGCCTGGCGGTAGAGAGTGAAGGCGCAACCGTCGTGTTCCTGGACGAGTTCAAGAACAAAGACGGCGACCCGATGGGCGTTATCATCCAGAAGAAGGATGGCGGCTACCTGTACACCACCACCGATATCGCCTGCGCGAAATACCGCTACGAAACCCTGCATGCCGACCGCGTGCTCTATTTCATCGACTCCCGTCAGCACCAGCACCTGATGCAGGCGTGGACCATCGTGCGCAAAGCAGGCTACGTGCCTGAGTCCGTCACGCTGGAGCACCAGATGTTCGGCATGATGCTGGGCAAGGACGGTAAGCCGTTCAAAACCCGCTCCGGCGGCACCGTGAAGCTGACCGACCTGCTGGATGAGGCCATGGAGCGCGCTCGTGGTCTGGTGGCGGCGAAGAACCCTGAGATGTCGGCCGAAGAGCTGGAAAATCTGGCGCAGGCGGTGGGCATTGGCGCGGTGAAATACGCGGACCTCTCCAAGAGCCGCACCACCGACTACATCTTCGACTGGGACAATATGCTGGCCTTCGAAGGCAACACGGCGCCGTATATGCAGTATGCCTACACTCGCGTGCTCTCCGTATTCCGTAAAGCGAACCTCGACGAAGCCGAGCTGCTGAAAGCGAAGGTCGTGATTACTGAAGATCGCGAAGCCCAGCTGGCCGCTCGCCTGCTGCAGTTTGAAGAGACTCTGAACGTGGTTGCCCGCGACGGAACGCCGCACGTGATGTGTGCCTACCTCTACGACGTTGCCGGCCTGTTCTCCGGCTTCTACGAGCACTGCCCTATTCTGAGCGCCGCTGACGAAACCACCCGCAACAGCCGACTGAAGCTGGCGCTGCTGACCGCGAAAACCCTCAAGCTGGGTCTGGATACCCTGGGTATCGAAACCGTAGAGCGCATGTAA
- the cheR gene encoding protein-glutamate O-methyltransferase CheR: MTSPTPTGQQSLMLQMTQRLPLSDTHFRRICQLIYQRAGIVLADHKRDMVYNRLVRRLRLLGLDDFGRYLGMLEANSSSAEWQAFINSLTTNLTAFFREGHHFPILAEHARKRSGDYKVWSAAASTGEEPYSIAITLADVLGGGSGRWKVFASDIDTQVLEKARSGVYRQEELKTLSPVQMQRYFMRGTGPHEGLVRVRSELANHVEFAPINLLEKQAPVPGPFDAIFCRNVMIYFDKPTQQAILQRFVPLLKPGGLLFAGHSENFSNLSRDFWLRGQTVYGLSKERT, encoded by the coding sequence ATGACATCACCGACGCCCACCGGGCAACAGTCATTAATGTTACAGATGACACAGCGTCTGCCGCTATCCGACACGCATTTCCGCCGGATATGTCAGTTGATCTATCAGCGTGCGGGCATTGTGCTGGCGGACCACAAACGTGACATGGTTTATAACCGTCTGGTCCGCCGCCTGCGTTTGCTGGGGCTGGATGATTTTGGACGTTATTTGGGCATGCTGGAGGCGAATTCCAGCAGCGCTGAGTGGCAGGCTTTTATTAACTCGCTGACCACCAATCTGACCGCTTTTTTCCGTGAAGGACACCATTTCCCAATCCTTGCGGAGCACGCGCGTAAGCGCTCGGGAGACTATAAAGTCTGGAGCGCCGCGGCTTCGACAGGCGAAGAGCCTTACTCCATTGCCATTACGCTTGCCGATGTGCTCGGCGGTGGGTCAGGGCGGTGGAAAGTTTTTGCCAGCGACATAGACACCCAGGTGCTGGAGAAAGCGCGAAGCGGCGTCTACCGCCAGGAGGAGCTTAAAACGCTGTCACCGGTGCAGATGCAGCGCTATTTCATGCGCGGTACGGGGCCCCATGAAGGCCTGGTAAGGGTTCGCAGCGAACTGGCTAACCACGTGGAGTTTGCGCCGATCAACCTGCTGGAGAAACAGGCGCCGGTGCCGGGTCCCTTCGATGCTATTTTTTGCCGCAATGTGATGATTTATTTCGATAAACCAACGCAACAGGCCATCCTGCAGCGCTTTGTTCCGCTGTTGAAACCCGGCGGGCTGCTGTTTGCCGGGCATTCGGAGAACTTCAGTAACCTCAGCCGCGACTTCTGGCTGCGTGGCCAGACGGTTTATGGACTGAGTAAGGAAAGAACATGA
- the flhE gene encoding flagellar protein FlhE → MRALLLMLLVPFGALALGEGSWQDSGIGVTLSNRGVAASSRPLKPMQPVAGRMTLIAWTYVLDGPTPAGLTVKLCSPTNCTPLEGENGTTRGLTNTDANQPLRFVWEVPGGGAMYPPLRVRSNQVIVNYVQ, encoded by the coding sequence ATGAGAGCATTACTTTTGATGCTGCTGGTGCCGTTTGGCGCGCTGGCGCTGGGTGAAGGCTCATGGCAGGACAGCGGGATCGGCGTAACTCTGAGCAACCGTGGCGTGGCGGCATCTTCCCGCCCGCTGAAGCCGATGCAGCCCGTTGCCGGCAGAATGACGCTGATTGCCTGGACCTATGTGCTGGACGGCCCAACGCCCGCGGGGCTGACCGTCAAACTTTGTTCGCCCACCAACTGCACCCCGCTTGAGGGAGAAAACGGCACCACGCGAGGGCTGACCAATACCGATGCGAATCAGCCTTTACGTTTCGTCTGGGAAGTGCCGGGCGGCGGCGCAATGTATCCGCCGCTGCGGGTGCGCAGTAATCAGGTTATCGTTAACTACGTTCAGTGA
- the flhB gene encoding flagellar biosynthesis protein FlhB, with the protein MSEDSDQEKTEAPTAHRLEKAREEGQIPRSRELTSLLMLLVGLCIIWMGGASLGKMLGAMLSDGLHFDHKIINDPSLIVNQISHLIKLAVTALLPLISGLVIVAIAAPMLLGGVNFSAKSIQFNLGKLNPIAGIKRMFSMQTAAELLKALLKAILVGCVAAWYLWHNWPAMMRLMSESPVTALANALNMVALCALLVILGLIPMVGFDVFFQIYSHIKKLRMTRQDIRDEYKQNEGDPHIKGRIRQQQRAIARRRMMADVPKADVIVTNPTHYAVALQYDENKMSAPKVLAKGAGLVAQRIKEIGNENRIPMLEAPPLARALYRHAEIGQQIPGQLYSAVAEVLAWVWQLRRWRVAGGLIPKKPDNLPVPEALDFANEKDSDG; encoded by the coding sequence GTGTCTGAAGATAGCGATCAGGAAAAAACAGAAGCCCCCACGGCCCACCGACTTGAAAAGGCTCGTGAAGAGGGGCAAATCCCGCGTTCCCGAGAACTGACTTCCCTGCTGATGCTGCTGGTGGGGTTGTGCATTATCTGGATGGGCGGCGCATCGCTTGGCAAGATGCTGGGCGCGATGCTCTCTGATGGCCTGCACTTTGACCATAAAATCATCAACGATCCCAGCCTTATCGTGAACCAGATTAGCCACCTGATAAAGCTTGCCGTGACGGCGCTGCTGCCGCTTATTTCGGGGCTGGTTATTGTGGCGATAGCCGCGCCGATGCTGCTGGGCGGCGTAAATTTCAGCGCGAAATCCATTCAGTTCAATCTCGGCAAATTAAACCCCATCGCCGGGATTAAGCGGATGTTTTCCATGCAGACGGCGGCGGAGCTGCTTAAGGCTTTGCTGAAAGCGATTCTGGTGGGCTGCGTTGCCGCCTGGTATCTGTGGCACAACTGGCCGGCGATGATGCGGCTGATGAGTGAATCCCCGGTCACCGCGCTGGCAAACGCGCTTAATATGGTGGCGCTATGTGCCCTGCTGGTTATCCTGGGGCTTATCCCGATGGTGGGATTTGACGTCTTCTTCCAGATTTACAGCCACATTAAAAAGTTACGCATGACCCGCCAGGATATTCGTGACGAGTACAAACAGAACGAGGGCGACCCGCATATTAAAGGGCGTATTCGTCAGCAGCAGCGGGCGATAGCCCGTCGTCGTATGATGGCCGATGTGCCGAAAGCCGACGTTATTGTGACGAACCCGACCCACTATGCGGTGGCCCTGCAGTACGACGAAAATAAGATGAGCGCGCCGAAGGTGTTGGCCAAAGGGGCCGGGCTGGTCGCTCAGCGCATTAAAGAAATTGGTAATGAAAACCGCATTCCGATGCTGGAGGCCCCGCCGCTTGCGCGTGCGCTTTACCGCCATGCGGAAATTGGGCAGCAGATCCCCGGTCAGCTTTATTCCGCGGTGGCGGAAGTGCTGGCCTGGGTCTGGCAGCTGCGCCGCTGGCGCGTGGCCGGCGGCTTAATTCCGAAGAAACCTGATAATCTTCCGGTGCCTGAGGCGCTGGACTTTGCAAACGAGAAGGACTCCGATGGCTAA
- the cheZ gene encoding protein phosphatase CheZ, whose protein sequence is MHSSTNPATEIHEHSPTDIIARIGSLTRMLRDSLRELGLDQAIAEAAEAIPDARDRLDYVVQMTAQAAERALNCVELSQPHQNQLESEAKALSGRWDAWFENPIELKDARELVTDTRSYLSGVPEHTSFTNAQLLEIMMAQDFQDLTGQVIKRMMDVIQEIERQLLMVLLENMPDPDARAKRVNESLLNGPQLDATAAGVVASQDQVDDLLDSLGF, encoded by the coding sequence ATGCACTCATCAACAAACCCGGCAACAGAGATACACGAGCATTCACCGACCGATATCATCGCGCGTATCGGCAGCCTGACCCGCATGCTGCGCGACAGCCTGCGTGAACTGGGGCTTGACCAGGCGATTGCCGAAGCGGCCGAAGCGATTCCTGACGCCCGCGATCGCCTGGATTATGTCGTGCAGATGACTGCCCAGGCCGCGGAGCGCGCCCTGAACTGCGTGGAGCTGTCCCAGCCTCACCAGAACCAGCTGGAAAGCGAGGCCAAAGCGCTGAGCGGCCGCTGGGATGCATGGTTTGAAAATCCTATCGAGCTGAAAGATGCGCGTGAGCTGGTCACCGATACCCGTAGCTATCTGTCAGGCGTACCGGAGCACACCAGCTTCACCAACGCCCAGCTGCTGGAGATCATGATGGCGCAGGATTTCCAGGACCTTACGGGCCAGGTTATTAAGCGCATGATGGACGTTATCCAGGAGATTGAACGCCAGCTGTTGATGGTGCTGCTGGAAAACATGCCGGACCCGGACGCTCGCGCAAAACGCGTCAACGAAAGCCTGCTCAACGGCCCGCAGCTTGACGCTACCGCCGCCGGCGTAGTGGCAAGCCAGGACCAGGTTGACGACTTGCTCGACAGCTTGGGGTTCTGA
- the cheY gene encoding chemotaxis response regulator CheY yields MADKELKFLVVDDFSTMRRIVRNLLKELGFNNVEEAEDGVDALNKLQAGGFGFVISDWNMPNMDGLELLKTIRADGAMSAMPVLMVTAEAKKENIIAAAQAGASGYVVKPFTAATLEEKLGKIFEKLGM; encoded by the coding sequence ATGGCGGACAAAGAACTTAAGTTTCTGGTCGTAGACGACTTTTCAACCATGCGCCGCATCGTGCGTAACCTGCTTAAAGAGCTGGGTTTTAATAACGTTGAAGAGGCTGAAGACGGCGTAGATGCGCTGAACAAACTGCAGGCAGGCGGTTTTGGTTTTGTGATTTCTGACTGGAACATGCCAAACATGGACGGCCTGGAGCTGCTGAAAACCATTCGTGCCGATGGCGCGATGTCAGCGATGCCGGTGCTGATGGTGACGGCGGAAGCCAAAAAAGAGAACATCATTGCGGCCGCACAGGCAGGGGCGAGCGGCTACGTCGTGAAGCCATTCACCGCGGCGACGCTGGAAGAGAAACTGGGCAAAATTTTCGAAAAGCTCGGCATGTAA
- the flhA gene encoding flagellar biosynthesis protein FlhA codes for MANLAAMLRLPGNMKSGQWQILAGPVLILLILSMMVLPLPPFVLDLLFTFNIALSIMVLLVAMFTQRTLDFAAFPTILLFTTLLRLALNVASTRIILLEGHTGAAAAGKVVEAFGHFLVGGNFAIGIVVFIILVIINFMVITKGAGRIAEVGARFVLDGMPGKQMAIDADLNAGIIGEEEAKKRRSEVTQEADFYGSMDGASKFVRGDAVAGLIIMVINVVGGLMVGVIQHDMAMGAAAQSYTLLTIGDGLVAQIPALVISTAAGVIVTRVATDQDVGEQMVTQLFNNPRVMLLAAGVLGLLGMVPGMPNFVFLLFTAALLGLAWWMRGRQMAAPEAPQPVKMPENTQAVEATWNDVQLEDPLGMEVGYRLIPMVDFQQDGELLGRIRSIRKKFAQEMGFLPPVVHIRDNMDLPPARYRILMKGVEIGSGDAYPGRWLAINPGTAAGTLPGEATIDPAFGLAAIWIESALKEQAQIQGFTVVEASTVVATHLNHLIGQFAPELFGRQEAQQLLDRVTQEMPKLTEDLIPAVVTLTTLHKVLQNLLEEKVPIRDMRTILETLAEHAPIQSDAHELTAVVRVALGRAITQQWFPGTGEVQVIGLDAALERLLLQALQGGGGLEPGLADRLLEQSQEALQRQEMLGAPPVLLVNHALRPLLARFLRRTLPQLVVLSSLELSDNRNIRMTATIGAK; via the coding sequence ATGGCTAATCTGGCTGCGATGTTGCGCCTGCCGGGCAACATGAAATCAGGGCAATGGCAAATTCTTGCCGGCCCGGTACTGATCCTGCTGATTCTGTCGATGATGGTGCTGCCGCTGCCGCCTTTTGTCCTCGATCTGCTGTTCACCTTTAACATCGCGCTGTCGATTATGGTGCTGCTGGTGGCGATGTTCACCCAGCGCACGCTCGACTTCGCGGCGTTTCCGACCATTCTGCTGTTCACCACCTTACTTCGCCTGGCGCTGAACGTGGCCTCAACCCGCATCATCCTGCTCGAAGGCCATACCGGCGCGGCGGCAGCGGGTAAAGTGGTTGAGGCCTTTGGCCACTTCCTGGTTGGCGGTAACTTCGCCATCGGTATCGTGGTGTTTATCATCCTCGTTATCATCAACTTTATGGTTATCACCAAGGGTGCGGGGCGTATCGCCGAAGTCGGCGCGCGTTTTGTGCTGGACGGGATGCCGGGTAAACAGATGGCCATTGATGCCGACCTGAACGCCGGGATCATTGGTGAAGAGGAGGCGAAAAAACGCCGCTCGGAAGTGACCCAGGAAGCTGACTTCTACGGTTCAATGGACGGTGCGAGTAAGTTCGTGCGCGGCGATGCCGTGGCGGGGCTTATCATCATGGTGATTAACGTCGTTGGCGGCCTGATGGTCGGCGTGATCCAGCACGATATGGCGATGGGCGCGGCGGCACAAAGCTATACGCTGCTGACCATCGGTGACGGCCTTGTGGCTCAGATCCCTGCGCTGGTTATCTCCACGGCGGCGGGCGTTATCGTGACGCGTGTGGCAACCGACCAGGACGTCGGCGAGCAGATGGTCACCCAGCTGTTTAATAACCCACGCGTGATGCTGTTAGCCGCTGGCGTACTGGGTCTGCTCGGCATGGTGCCGGGGATGCCGAACTTTGTTTTCCTGCTGTTTACCGCCGCGTTACTGGGCCTGGCCTGGTGGATGCGTGGCCGCCAGATGGCCGCGCCGGAAGCGCCTCAGCCGGTGAAAATGCCGGAAAATACGCAGGCGGTGGAAGCGACCTGGAATGACGTTCAGCTGGAAGATCCGCTCGGGATGGAGGTGGGCTATCGCCTGATCCCGATGGTTGATTTCCAGCAGGATGGAGAACTGCTCGGGCGTATTCGCAGTATCCGTAAGAAATTCGCTCAGGAGATGGGGTTCCTGCCGCCGGTGGTGCATATTCGCGACAATATGGACCTGCCGCCGGCGCGCTATCGTATTCTGATGAAGGGCGTTGAAATCGGTAGCGGGGATGCCTACCCTGGCCGCTGGCTGGCCATCAACCCCGGCACCGCCGCCGGCACGCTGCCGGGCGAGGCGACTATCGACCCGGCCTTTGGCCTGGCCGCTATCTGGATTGAGAGCGCGCTGAAAGAGCAGGCGCAGATTCAGGGCTTCACCGTAGTCGAAGCCAGTACCGTGGTGGCGACGCATCTCAACCATCTCATCGGGCAGTTTGCGCCGGAGCTGTTTGGCCGCCAGGAGGCGCAGCAGCTGCTGGATCGCGTGACCCAGGAGATGCCTAAGCTGACCGAAGACCTGATCCCGGCGGTGGTGACGCTCACCACGCTGCATAAGGTGCTGCAAAACCTGCTGGAAGAAAAAGTCCCGATTCGCGACATGCGCACCATTCTGGAAACGCTGGCCGAGCACGCACCGATTCAAAGTGATGCACATGAACTCACCGCCGTCGTTCGCGTGGCGCTGGGCCGGGCAATCACTCAGCAATGGTTCCCGGGAACCGGAGAAGTCCAGGTCATCGGGCTGGATGCGGCGCTTGAGCGTCTCCTGCTGCAGGCGCTTCAGGGCGGCGGCGGTCTGGAGCCGGGTCTTGCCGACCGCCTGCTGGAGCAGTCTCAGGAAGCCCTGCAGCGCCAGGAAATGCTTGGCGCACCGCCGGTTCTGTTGGTGAACCACGCGCTGCGTCCGCTGCTGGCGCGTTTCTTACGCAGAACGCTGCCGCAGCTGGTGGTCTTGTCGAGCCTCGAGCTGTCTGATAACCGTAACATCCGTATGACGGCAACGATCGGAGCGAAATAA
- the tar gene encoding methyl-accepting chemotaxis protein II, whose amino-acid sequence MLKRIRVVTVLMMVLVVFALLQIISGGMFFNSLKNNNDNFKTSRELRVQQAELNQAWILMLHTRINLSRSAARMMMDPANSQSAAKTDLLNNAKKSLVSAEQHYNSFKQVAPISEEMHAVVKDIDGDYQAYHQALAELIGYLESGNMDAYFGQPTQGMQNALEKAYNHYQALNDRMYEDSWVESRAGYTQAIWQLGILALALAAVILLVWLGMRRILLRPLNVVIDHIREIAAGNLTEKITVEGKNELTQLASSVQHMQQELITTVSSVRAGSDAIYSGTTEIAAGNNDLSSRTEQQAASLEETAASMEQLTATVKQNAENARQASQLALNASETAQRGGKVVDGVVKTMHDIAGSSKKIADIISVIDGIAFQTNILALNAAVEAARAGEQGRGFAVVAGEVRNLASRSAQAAKEIKSLIEDSVSRVDTGSVLVESAGETMSDIVNAVTRVTDIMGEIASASDEQSRGIDQVALAVSEMDRVTQQNASLVEESAAAAAALEEQASRLTQSVATFRLQGKAGSKKPAAAEPVAQSSAVHTPRTPARAGDDDNWETF is encoded by the coding sequence ATGTTAAAGCGTATTCGCGTTGTCACTGTGCTAATGATGGTGTTGGTAGTGTTCGCGCTGCTGCAAATCATTTCCGGTGGAATGTTCTTTAATTCTTTAAAAAACAATAATGACAATTTCAAGACTTCCCGTGAATTAAGGGTTCAGCAGGCTGAGTTAAATCAGGCCTGGATCCTTATGCTCCACACGCGTATTAACCTTAGCCGCTCTGCAGCGCGGATGATGATGGATCCGGCAAACAGCCAGAGCGCCGCGAAGACCGATCTGTTGAACAACGCGAAGAAATCCCTCGTCAGCGCGGAACAGCACTATAACAGCTTCAAGCAGGTCGCCCCGATTTCTGAAGAAATGCACGCCGTGGTGAAAGATATCGACGGCGACTACCAGGCCTATCATCAGGCGCTGGCGGAGCTTATTGGCTATCTCGAAAGCGGCAATATGGACGCCTACTTTGGTCAGCCAACTCAGGGCATGCAAAATGCGCTTGAAAAAGCCTACAACCACTACCAGGCGCTGAACGATCGCATGTATGAAGACTCCTGGGTCGAAAGTCGCGCAGGCTATACCCAGGCCATCTGGCAGCTGGGTATTTTAGCCCTGGCCCTGGCGGCGGTCATTCTGCTGGTCTGGCTCGGTATGCGCCGGATCCTGCTCAGGCCGCTTAACGTCGTGATAGACCATATTCGTGAAATCGCCGCCGGTAACCTGACGGAAAAAATTACCGTTGAGGGCAAAAACGAGCTTACCCAGCTTGCCTCAAGCGTGCAGCACATGCAGCAGGAACTGATTACCACAGTCAGCAGCGTACGCGCAGGATCGGATGCTATCTACAGCGGAACCACTGAGATTGCAGCGGGCAACAACGATCTCTCTTCCCGCACCGAACAACAGGCGGCGTCGCTTGAAGAAACCGCCGCCAGCATGGAGCAGTTAACCGCCACCGTTAAGCAAAACGCCGAGAACGCCCGTCAGGCATCTCAGCTCGCGCTTAACGCCTCCGAAACCGCACAGCGCGGTGGCAAGGTCGTGGACGGCGTGGTGAAAACCATGCACGACATCGCCGGCTCCTCGAAAAAAATTGCTGACATTATCAGCGTCATCGACGGCATCGCTTTTCAGACCAACATCCTGGCGCTGAACGCTGCGGTCGAAGCCGCTCGTGCGGGCGAGCAGGGGCGTGGTTTTGCGGTGGTTGCCGGTGAAGTACGAAATTTAGCCAGTCGCAGTGCCCAGGCGGCGAAAGAAATTAAGTCATTGATTGAAGACTCTGTGTCACGCGTGGACACCGGCTCCGTTCTGGTCGAAAGCGCCGGAGAAACCATGAGCGACATCGTCAACGCCGTTACGCGGGTCACTGACATCATGGGGGAAATCGCCTCGGCTTCAGATGAGCAAAGCAGAGGGATAGACCAGGTCGCGCTGGCCGTTTCTGAGATGGACAGAGTGACGCAGCAGAATGCCTCCCTGGTGGAAGAGTCTGCCGCCGCGGCCGCCGCGCTGGAGGAGCAGGCAAGCCGCCTGACTCAGTCGGTGGCGACGTTCCGTTTGCAAGGGAAGGCGGGCAGTAAAAAACCTGCTGCGGCCGAGCCAGTGGCGCAAAGCTCTGCGGTTCACACCCCGCGTACACCGGCCAGAGCCGGTGATGACGATAACTGGGAAACTTTCTGA
- a CDS encoding protein-glutamate methylesterase/protein-glutamine glutaminase → MTKIRVLSVDDSALMRQIMTEIINSHSDMEMVATAPDPLVARDLIKKFNPDVLTLDVEMPRMDGLDFLEKLMRLRPMPVVMVSSLTGKGSEVTLRALELGAIDFVTKPQLGIREGMLAYSEMIAEKVRTAARAKIAAHAPAAVPATLKAGPLLSSEKLIAIGASTGGTEAIRHVLQPLPLSSPALLITQHMPPGFTRSFAERLNKLCQISVKEAEDGERVLPGHAYIAPGDKHMELARSGANYQIKLHDGPPVNRHRPAVDVLFHSVAKHAGRNAVGVILTGMGNDGAAGMLAMHQAGAWTIAQNEASCVVFGMPREAINSGGVSEVVDLSQVSQQMLAKISAGQAIRI, encoded by the coding sequence ATGACGAAAATACGTGTCTTATCGGTCGATGACTCTGCACTGATGCGGCAGATAATGACGGAAATTATCAACAGTCATAGCGATATGGAAATGGTTGCTACCGCCCCGGACCCTCTGGTGGCGCGCGATCTGATTAAAAAGTTCAATCCGGATGTGTTAACGCTGGACGTCGAAATGCCCCGCATGGACGGCCTCGACTTCCTTGAAAAGCTGATGCGCCTGCGGCCAATGCCGGTGGTGATGGTCTCTTCGCTCACCGGGAAAGGGTCCGAAGTGACGCTGCGGGCGCTGGAGCTGGGCGCCATCGATTTTGTGACCAAGCCGCAGCTCGGCATTCGTGAAGGCATGCTGGCCTACAGCGAAATGATTGCCGAGAAGGTGCGCACCGCCGCCAGAGCGAAGATTGCCGCACATGCGCCAGCCGCGGTGCCCGCGACGTTGAAGGCTGGGCCGCTGCTGAGTTCGGAGAAACTGATTGCGATTGGCGCCTCAACCGGCGGCACCGAGGCGATTCGTCACGTGCTGCAGCCGCTGCCGCTTTCAAGCCCGGCGCTGCTGATCACCCAGCATATGCCGCCCGGCTTTACCCGTTCCTTCGCCGAGCGGCTGAACAAGCTCTGTCAGATCAGCGTGAAGGAGGCGGAAGACGGCGAGCGCGTGCTGCCGGGCCACGCCTATATCGCCCCTGGCGATAAACATATGGAGCTGGCGCGCAGCGGGGCGAACTATCAAATCAAATTACATGACGGCCCTCCCGTGAACCGGCATCGCCCGGCCGTGGATGTGCTGTTCCATTCGGTGGCGAAACACGCGGGGCGTAACGCCGTGGGCGTGATCCTCACCGGGATGGGTAATGACGGTGCCGCCGGGATGCTGGCGATGCACCAGGCAGGGGCGTGGACCATCGCCCAAAACGAAGCAAGTTGTGTGGTGTTCGGCATGCCGCGTGAGGCCATCAATTCCGGTGGCGTCAGCGAAGTGGTCGATTTAAGCCAGGTTAGCCAGCAGATGCTGGCGAAAATTAGTGCCGGACAGGCAATACGTATTTAA
- a CDS encoding VOC family protein produces MANWQAVEELHDISADLPRFTKALTELATRVGLEIAPLEADHISLRCHQNTTAERWRSGLEKCGSLLSENIINGRPICLFKLDEPVNVEHWQFTVVELPWPGEKRYPHEGWEHIEIVLPGEPATLNARALDLLSDAGLRETGISVKTSSPKGERERLPNPTLAVTDGKVTIKFHPWTLEQIVASEQAD; encoded by the coding sequence ATGGCTAACTGGCAGGCGGTAGAAGAACTGCATGATATTTCGGCGGATCTGCCGAGATTTACGAAAGCGTTAACAGAACTTGCCACCCGAGTTGGGCTGGAAATCGCGCCGCTTGAGGCCGATCACATTTCTTTGCGCTGCCATCAGAACACGACCGCCGAGCGCTGGCGCTCAGGGCTGGAAAAATGCGGCAGCCTGCTGAGCGAAAATATTATCAACGGTCGTCCCATCTGCCTGTTCAAGCTGGATGAGCCGGTAAACGTAGAGCACTGGCAGTTTACGGTGGTGGAGTTGCCGTGGCCGGGTGAAAAGCGCTATCCGCATGAAGGCTGGGAGCATATTGAAATTGTGCTGCCGGGCGAACCGGCAACCCTGAATGCGCGGGCGCTGGACCTTCTGTCCGATGCCGGGCTGCGTGAAACCGGGATTTCGGTGAAAACCAGCTCGCCTAAAGGCGAGCGCGAAAGATTACCGAACCCAACGCTCGCGGTCACCGACGGTAAAGTCACTATAAAATTCCATCCCTGGACTCTCGAACAGATCGTCGCCAGCGAACAGGCCGACTGA